From the Candidatus Palauibacter australiensis genome, the window TGCTCGAGCTGGCCGAGACGCTCGAAGCGCGGGTCGATGCCGCGGCGGCCGACCGCCCCGACCCCGGCCTCCGCTCGTTCCAGCGACTGAACCGGGCCGAGTACGAGCGTTCGATCCGGGCGCTCCTCGGGCTCGACATCGACGCCTCCGCCTACCTGCCGAACGAGACCATCAGCGCGGGCTTCGACAACATCGCGGACGTTCAGAACCTCTCCGCGACGCTGCTCGAGGGATACCTGACCGCGGCCAGCGAGATCAGCCGGCTTGCGCTCGGGGACCCGACCGTGACGCCGAGCGAGACGGAATACGAGGTGTCCCGATACGCCGAGCAGCGGCAGCACGTGCCGGGCACGCCGATCGGTACGCGCGGCGGGATCTCCGTCGTGCACAACTTCACCGCGGACGGGGACTACGTCTTCCGGCTCGCCTTCCAGCACGAGTCGACCGGCAACTTCTTCGGGCAGACGACGCCCTTCGACGAGCAGGTCGAACTCTCCGTGGACGGCGAGCGGCGGGCGCTCATCGACATCGACCGCTGGATGCACCGGCAGGACCCGAACGGCGTTCAGGTCGAGACGGAGCCGATTCGCGTCACGGCGGGGCCCCACCGCGTGTCCGCCGCCTTCATCAAGCGCTTCGACGGGCCGATCGAAGACCTGGTGTCGCCGCACGAGTGGAGTCTGGCGGACAAGAAGATCGGCTACTCCCACGGGATCACGGTCGTCGCCCACCTCCGCGACCTCACGATCCGGGGGCCGTTCGGCGTGTCGGGCGTGTCGGAGACGCCGATCCGGGCGCGCGTGCTGACGTGCCGGCCCGAAGCCGGGGATGAGGCTGCCGGGCGCCGCTGTGCGCGGGAGATCGTGGAGCGGCTCGCGGCGCAGGCCTACCGACGGCCGGTGGACGCGTCGGACATCGACCCGCTCCTCGCCCTGTACGATGCCGGGGCAGAGGATGGCGGCTTCGAAGCCGGCTTCGAGGTCGGCGTGCGGACGGCGCTCCAGGGGATCCTCGCGAGCCCGGATTTCATCTTCCGCTTCGAGGAACCGCCCGCCGGGGCCGGGACCGAGGGACCGTACCGCATCGCGCCGCTCGATATCGCTTCCCGGCTCGCCTTCTTCCTGTGGGGGATGCCGCCGGACGAGGCGCTCATCGAGGCGGCCCGGACGGGCGGGCTCGACGACGTGGCCGGCGTGGAGACCCAGGTCCGCCGCATGCTCGCGCACCCGAACGCCGAGGGGCTCGCGACGCGTTTCGCCGCGCAGTGGCTGCGGCTGCAGGATCTCGACAACGTTCACCCGGACGCGCTCCGCTTCCCCGACTTCTACGAGCAGCTCGCCCGCG encodes:
- a CDS encoding DUF1592 domain-containing protein, which translates into the protein MKRLAIALSCIALWGLISTLPGGSSLSAPLPAQAREFIPDTIPQTIVNQVCTNCHNDTRVLGNLSLERFEVELAHLEAETAEKMIRKLRAGMMPPPGIRRPPPEDLLELAETLEARVDAAAADRPDPGLRSFQRLNRAEYERSIRALLGLDIDASAYLPNETISAGFDNIADVQNLSATLLEGYLTAASEISRLALGDPTVTPSETEYEVSRYAEQRQHVPGTPIGTRGGISVVHNFTADGDYVFRLAFQHESTGNFFGQTTPFDEQVELSVDGERRALIDIDRWMHRQDPNGVQVETEPIRVTAGPHRVSAAFIKRFDGPIEDLVSPHEWSLADKKIGYSHGITVVAHLRDLTIRGPFGVSGVSETPIRARVLTCRPEAGDEAAGRRCAREIVERLAAQAYRRPVDASDIDPLLALYDAGAEDGGFEAGFEVGVRTALQGILASPDFIFRFEEPPAGAGTEGPYRIAPLDIASRLAFFLWGMPPDEALIEAARTGGLDDVAGVETQVRRMLAHPNAEGLATRFAAQWLRLQDLDNVHPDALRFPDFYEQLARDMRRETELLFEHLVREDRSFFELLTANYTFVNERLARHYGISGVAGTHFRKVDYPDDIRRGVLAHGSILTSTSHANRTSPVLRGKWIMEVLFGTPPPPPPPDVPDLEAIDEAEEGRFLTVRERLEMHRASPACRSCHRVIDPLGLALENFDVTGAHRINDQGRTVDPSGDLYDGTPLSGPADLRTALLTRRESLARSFTESLMAYALGRRVEYFDMPTVRRITRRAEAEDYRMSAFILGVAESPAFLMSRGGAIVEQGDEAGNSSTGTDRATNGGTNQGT